Proteins from one Paraburkholderia sp. BL10I2N1 genomic window:
- the hisQ gene encoding histidine ABC transporter permease HisQ — protein MFLYGFGPVLLAGTIQTIELSVLSLAASVVLGLAGAAAKLSSNRPLRSLATGYTTLIRSVPDLVLMLLLFYSIQIAVNDLTDALDLPQFDIDPFVAGVLTLGFIYGAYFTETFRGAFLSVPRGQLEAGSAYGMSGMRVFTRIMFPQMMRFALPGIGNNWQVLVKATALVSIIGLADVVKAAQDAGKSTFNMFFFILIAALIYLAITTVSNIVLVWLGRRYSIGVRHAEL, from the coding sequence GTGTTCCTTTACGGCTTTGGTCCGGTGCTCCTCGCCGGTACGATCCAGACGATCGAGCTGTCCGTCCTGTCGCTTGCGGCCTCTGTGGTGCTCGGTCTCGCGGGCGCGGCGGCGAAGCTCTCCTCCAACCGCCCATTGCGCAGCCTCGCAACCGGCTATACGACGCTGATTCGCTCGGTGCCGGATCTCGTACTGATGCTACTGCTCTTCTACAGCATCCAGATCGCCGTCAACGACCTGACCGACGCGCTCGATCTGCCTCAGTTCGACATTGATCCATTCGTGGCCGGTGTGCTGACGCTCGGCTTCATCTACGGCGCGTATTTCACCGAGACGTTCCGCGGCGCATTCCTGTCGGTGCCGCGCGGCCAGCTCGAAGCGGGCAGCGCCTACGGGATGAGCGGCATGCGCGTCTTCACCCGCATCATGTTCCCGCAGATGATGCGCTTCGCGCTGCCGGGCATCGGCAACAACTGGCAGGTGCTCGTCAAGGCGACCGCGCTGGTGTCGATCATCGGGCTTGCCGATGTCGTGAAAGCCGCCCAGGACGCGGGAAAAAGCACCTTCAACATGTTCTTCTTCATTCTCATCGCGGCACTGATCTACCTCGCGATCACGACGGTCTCGAACATCGTGCTCGTGTGGCTGGGGCGGCGTTATTCGATTGGCGTGCGGCACGCGGAGCTTTGA
- a CDS encoding GlxA family transcriptional regulator, with the protein MARTSNPARTTQVAIVALPPVSMSGVGPIVDALHLANEIDGRALYRWQVCSWDGRPVPLSGGAQWPADAAFGDAISADWLIIVSERFQQFADYRLFLASLSRVGQRTPLVTGIHHGVWWLAMAGQLSGYRVSVNWETYQQFSEQFERSIVTQQIFEIDRDRATCAGGQATVDFMLAMIAREHGPELADRIADTLGVGVLRAGEERQRIPFVTAPGERHPRLNDALLLMEANIEDPLTTDEIAGLVGVSRRQLERLFRQYLAAMPSRYYLGLRLSKARTQLQRTSKSMVQISLACGFSSAAHFSNAYREHFGVTPREDRRNYIEKQHGGGPDGRVNVPRPAALIEPPDTD; encoded by the coding sequence ATGGCCCGCACGTCCAACCCGGCACGCACGACCCAGGTCGCGATCGTCGCGTTGCCGCCCGTGTCGATGTCGGGCGTAGGGCCGATCGTCGACGCACTCCATCTCGCCAACGAAATCGACGGTCGCGCGCTGTACCGCTGGCAGGTCTGTTCGTGGGACGGGCGCCCTGTGCCGCTCTCCGGCGGCGCGCAGTGGCCCGCCGATGCCGCGTTCGGCGACGCCATTTCCGCCGACTGGCTGATCATCGTCAGCGAGCGCTTCCAGCAGTTCGCCGACTATCGGCTGTTCCTCGCGAGCCTGTCGCGCGTGGGGCAGCGCACGCCGCTCGTCACGGGCATCCATCACGGCGTCTGGTGGCTCGCGATGGCCGGGCAGTTGTCCGGCTATCGGGTGAGCGTCAACTGGGAAACCTATCAGCAGTTTTCCGAGCAGTTCGAACGCTCGATCGTCACGCAGCAGATCTTCGAAATCGATCGCGACCGTGCGACCTGCGCCGGCGGCCAGGCCACCGTCGACTTCATGCTGGCGATGATCGCCCGCGAACACGGCCCGGAACTGGCGGACCGGATCGCCGACACGCTCGGCGTCGGCGTGTTGCGCGCGGGTGAGGAGCGTCAGCGCATTCCGTTCGTGACGGCGCCCGGCGAGCGCCATCCGCGCCTGAACGACGCGCTTCTGCTGATGGAAGCCAATATCGAAGATCCGCTGACCACCGATGAAATCGCGGGTCTCGTCGGTGTCTCGCGGCGCCAGCTCGAACGGTTGTTTCGCCAGTATCTGGCTGCGATGCCGTCGCGCTACTACCTGGGGCTGCGCCTGTCAAAAGCGCGTACGCAACTCCAGCGCACCAGCAAATCGATGGTGCAGATCAGCCTTGCATGCGGTTTTTCGTCGGCTGCGCACTTTTCGAATGCGTATCGCGAACATTTTGGCGTCACACCGCGCGAGGATCGTCGCAATTACATCGAAAAGCAGCATGGCGGCGGCCCGGACGGTCGCGTGAACGTGCCGCGCCCGGCCGCGCTGATCGAGCCGCCCGATACGGACTAA
- a CDS encoding ABC transporter ATP-binding protein, with protein sequence MLHTSQTEACKLAVQDIHKRYGDNEVLKGVSMNANKGDVISIIGASGSGKSTFLRCINFLERPNAGQIIVDGETVRTKTDRHGNFEVADHKQLQRIRTKLAMVFQHFNLWAHMNVLENVVEAPIHVLGLSRREAEERARQYLEKVGLAPRLEKQYPSHLSGGQQQRVAIARALAMNPDVMLFDEPTSALDPELVGEVLKVMQKLAEEGRTMIVVTHEMGFARNVSNHVMFLHQGRTEEEGLPSEVLTSPRSERLKQFLSGSLK encoded by the coding sequence TTGCTCCATACATCTCAAACCGAAGCCTGCAAGCTCGCCGTGCAGGACATCCACAAGCGCTACGGCGACAACGAAGTGCTGAAGGGCGTGTCGATGAACGCGAACAAGGGCGACGTGATCAGCATCATCGGCGCGAGCGGTTCGGGCAAGAGCACGTTCCTGCGCTGCATCAATTTTCTGGAGCGCCCGAACGCCGGGCAGATCATCGTCGACGGCGAAACGGTGCGCACCAAAACCGACCGCCACGGCAATTTCGAAGTGGCCGATCACAAGCAGCTACAGCGCATCCGCACGAAGCTCGCGATGGTGTTCCAGCATTTCAACCTATGGGCGCACATGAACGTGCTCGAGAACGTCGTCGAGGCGCCGATTCACGTGCTCGGTCTGTCGCGTCGCGAAGCCGAAGAGCGCGCCCGTCAGTATCTGGAGAAGGTCGGCCTCGCGCCGCGTCTGGAAAAGCAGTATCCGTCGCATCTGTCGGGCGGCCAGCAGCAGCGCGTCGCGATTGCCCGTGCACTGGCGATGAATCCCGACGTCATGCTGTTCGACGAACCGACTTCGGCGCTCGATCCGGAACTCGTCGGCGAAGTGCTGAAGGTGATGCAGAAGCTCGCCGAAGAAGGCCGCACGATGATCGTCGTCACGCATGAAATGGGTTTCGCGCGCAACGTATCGAATCACGTGATGTTCCTGCATCAGGGGCGTACCGAAGAAGAAGGGTTGCCCTCCGAGGTGCTCACGTCGCCGCGCAGCGAACGGCTCAAGCAGTTCCTGTCCGGCAGCCTGAAGTAA
- a CDS encoding ABC transporter permease, whose amino-acid sequence MTEILTEYWRAFLYWDGHRMSGLAVTLWLLVVSIGFGFVMAIPLAVMRVSKKRWLSMPVRFYTYVFRGTPLYVQLLLIYTGIYSLEFVRAHSLLDAFFRSGFYCAILAFALNTCAYTTEIFAGAIRSTSHGEVEAARAYGMSWFTMYRRIVLPSALRRALPLYSNEVILMLHATTVAFTATVPDILKVARDVNSATYRSFEAFGIAALIYCAVSFALVAAFRRAERRWLAYLAVRTH is encoded by the coding sequence ATGACTGAAATCCTCACCGAGTACTGGCGCGCATTTCTCTACTGGGACGGCCATCGCATGTCGGGGCTGGCGGTCACGCTGTGGCTGCTGGTCGTGTCGATCGGCTTCGGCTTTGTGATGGCGATTCCGCTGGCCGTGATGCGGGTCTCGAAGAAGCGCTGGCTGTCGATGCCGGTGCGCTTCTATACCTACGTGTTTCGCGGTACGCCGCTGTACGTGCAACTGCTGCTGATCTATACCGGCATCTACAGCCTCGAATTCGTGCGGGCCCATTCGCTGCTCGATGCCTTCTTCCGCAGCGGCTTCTACTGCGCGATCCTCGCGTTCGCGTTGAACACCTGCGCCTACACGACGGAGATTTTCGCGGGCGCGATCCGCTCGACTTCGCACGGCGAAGTCGAGGCGGCGCGTGCCTACGGCATGAGCTGGTTCACGATGTACCGGCGCATTGTGCTACCGTCCGCGCTACGCCGGGCGCTGCCGTTGTACAGTAACGAAGTGATCCTGATGCTGCACGCAACGACCGTTGCCTTCACAGCGACCGTGCCCGACATCCTCAAGGTGGCGCGCGACGTGAATTCGGCGACGTACCGCTCGTTCGAAGCCTTCGGTATCGCGGCGCTGATCTACTGTGCGGTATCGTTTGCGCTCGTCGCCGCGTTTCGCCGCGCCGAGCGCCGCTGGCTCGCGTATCTGGCGGTACGTACGCACTGA